GCTCTGATCAACTCTCTTCCCTTTGCGGCAGAGGACTTCCAGAGGGCGGGGGTCAGCATACGTCTAGCCACCCCCGGGCCCTCCCCAAAAGAACCAACTCAAAGAAACTCCACCTTAGGATAGgtttaaatatgaaaaagaaggggaggggggaaagaccaggaagagaaaaagataAAGGGGGGTAAACTTGGGTTAaaaacacatcccccccccctaacaggAGTCCACTTATCAAACCTCGAGAGTTCCAGTCACCCCAAAGTCCCCTTGTGTCTAAAGCCCAGGCATCCACCTCCACCTGGCCAGGTGAGGCAGAGCTTCAGGGGCCGctcccagctctccaggggagggggaaggggccgtGTGTGGGGCCAAGTGGACGCAGGCCCTCTTCACACGCTCAGCTTGCAGTGACACATCTCCTTGTACATCAGGCGGCGGAGCTTCGGCATGTCTTGCTGCGTGAACGTGAAGGGGAGTCCCAGGGCCAGGTATTTGGAATACTGCAAAcgaaggggagagaggaaggacgtGAGCCTCGCAGCAGAGCAATCTCCCAGGAGCCCGGGAGAAGAGGCAAGGGAAATTAATAGGACcaggaaatggatggatggaggagcTCTCACTGTTTCAGTGCTTCAACCAGACCACAAAGAGCTGGCTGCGCAGGGTGAGGGGTCTGGAACACACTGGCCCTCCAGCAGTGGGGGCTCGCTGCCAAATACGCCCCCgagacacaagaagagccctctTTCCACTTCTCTtcacctccggggggggggggaggagggcatgTCTCTTGTCATGCTGCTGAGATTTGGCATGGGAAGAGAAGCTCTCTGCCTGGCTGTTGTGAGCCTTTGCTATGAcaccaaggcgggggggggggggcggggagcccaACTAAAGGCTGTGaagccctgggaggggggcagccctTAGGAAAGCTTCCTCAGGAGACACTTGATCcctagaaaagagcaggagtccaggagcgctcccaacatttgtggcaggggatgagcttttgtgaggcGCTGctttcagggccctgcctgagaaCTTCTACAGAAGAGGAGAGAGACTGTTTGGCCCAGCCCTCgaggttattccccccccctaagCAGCTTTAATGTTCGCTTTCTGGGCGTAAGGGGTGGAGAGCAAGCTGCTCCTGAACACCTCACCTGCAAGACGAAAGCACCACAATCACTGTCGTTGTTCTGCCTGGCAATGTTCTGCGGAGGAAACGAGAGAGAGAAATCACCCAAATGCTGCCAGCTCCCCAGCCACGGGGCAGGCCAGACCAGAGCCTGGCTCCTGGGCGCCTGGCTCCAGCTCTCCTTAGAAACCACGGCCGCAGGCCCTTGGGCCTGCCCCCGGCAGCTCACTAAAAACAGCAAAACGGCAACAAAAGATGATAGCAGATCAGTAAGTTAAGACTGGGTCCCTAAAAGCAGCCACAGCGCTGAAAGTGCACAAAACAGAGGAGTCGTTTTCAGATTAGGAGCAGACCATACACCAGCAGGGAAGGTGGAATCCTTGAGTTAAAAGTCCGGGTAAAGAGCAATATTTTGCCTGAGTCCCCAGTCCCTTTCTTGAAGCCTGCTGTTATCAGGAATGTGCTGCAGAACCTGGAAGGCCCTGGGCAGACCTGAGGAGGTTCAAGTTCACTTCAAGCCCAAACAACAGCCCCTCCGCTCCTGCCCAAGGGACCCCCAGTCTCTCTCAGGGCAGACTGGAGTCCTTCTGCAGAGAAAGATACCAGAACAGATCTCCCCACCGCCCCACCAGGAGGATACCCACCATTTGGAAAATCCCTTTCCATCCATCTCGGAAGTCCGGCCGGTTCTTCTTGTCTGCTTCAGCCTGCAGGTACCTGCAGatgtgctgggggaggaggggaggcaagggacaggcatcaccagccaagcCCGGCCGGAGCACCGAAGCCAAGCTGCCGGCCTCTCGCCCCTTCTCTGCCGGGCATGCCGAGTCAGAGGCCTAGAGGCTGCCAGGGACAGCATCGTGCAACCAAGTGCGAGGTCCGAATTCTGGGGTCACAATGGGCTGCAAACCGGATCTCAGTTTGCCGCAGTTTGGATGTCCAAGGCAGCCTGGATTGGAGCCAGCTGCCAGGCCTTGTGGTGAGTGCACCTCTCCGTGCAGCAGGACGtgatctttaggaggcagctgaagagaaCCATCTTACCGAGAATCATCATAAGGGAAGCCCACAGAGTCACCCTGAAGCACCCCTGaccctccagctgctgcctgaaggccGCCACAAGACCGCCTCCCCAGGcagcccttcctacccacccGCCATTTGAACTCCTTGtcccctgctgctggcaggaacagctccctgccctcctgaacGGAACTCTCAAGAGTTCTGGGAAATTCTGGTTCCATGCCCTTTTGCGTactttattttaaagatttatttcatttcatttatttcatttttataccgccctctgAGCAAGGCTTCATTTATAGCACAAGCTGCCTTGAGTGCAGTAAAGGAAAGGAGCAGGTAACAGATGTTTTAAATTAAGAGAAATAAATGCCTGTACCCAGTCCCAGGCACACAACCTGCACAGCTGTTCTTGGAGCGCCCTACGAAACACCTCTCTCGAAGCACTCAtgagagcctcagaagagccctgctgggtcaggccacggagggtccatctagtccagcctcccgtctcactcaggggccagctagttcctccgGAGGGTCAATAGCAGGGCTAAGGCCATCCCTTCcttttgcttcctggcactggggtGCAGAGGTGTACTGCATTTGAACATCGAGGTTCCCTTTGGTCCCCATGGCTAGAGGCTACTGACAGACCGCTCCCCGTGAATCTGTCCCGTCCCTTTTTAAAACCCGCCTACGTCTGCGGCCGGAGGTGGCAACCCTTCTTCATGCAGTGATTAAAaggcttccttttgtctgttctgactctactgcccatcagtgtTATGGGATGCCCtcgagggagaggaaaggtcctGCTCattctctaccccatgcataattccTCCATCATGTCCCCCTCATCTCAAGTGAGGTCCcagactccttccttccttccttccttcctccctccctccctccctccctcccaggagaaGGCCAATGCCTCTTCTCCCAGCCAGAACAGAAGCTTGCTAGGAACTTGCATCCTTTGCCTTCGCTTCTCAGAGGCGGCTGCCAAGGAGTCCCCAAGGAGCCCCTCTGTCATCAAGGCCATACGCCGGGCCTTCTGGGCGGGGCATTTTAGACGGCAGCCACAGCAGGCAAGCATGAAAGCGCAGCGAGGGGGGGGGCGCCCCGTCCCCTTTACCTTAGGACACCGCCGGTTGAGGGTGCGCTGGGAGTCCAGGTAcgtgatcttcttcttcttcacctccacGCAGATCAAAGACCAGTGAACCTCCAGGTGGATAGGGATGAGAAGCAGCTCCTTGTTAAAGATATCCACctgcagcgggggtgggggggggggatgatgcagGCTGAGCAGCCTATCTCGGGAGGATGAGGAACCTAAACCCAGCCTAAGCCCAGAGACTGAGGGGGAGCCAGGAAGGTGGAGGTGCCACCCCCCTCACCCCGGGCACGAGAGGCTCTCTACACCAATGCTCAGAATGTTTGGGGGTCATAATTCAGAGGGGCTGGACTGGGCAGAAGCCTGGCATCTCCCCACACTTTGTTTACTGCTAAGGACCCCTCCCAGCAAGTCCTCCCGAGTTCCCAGGCTAACCACAGACCCCAACTCATCCCAAGAGGGACTTTTGGCCAGAACTCACGTTTTTGGTCCAGCGTTTAACTCCCTCGTACCCCTTGGTTCGTAGCTTATCGTAGAAAAAACTGTTGAAGAAATGAAcctgagaagagggaggggggaaatgagcaGCTTTGACTTGGCCGAGGGAGGCTGCCCTGCTTGGTCCGGGAGGCAGAGGGGGAGGTCAAATGAGCCCCATGGTTGAcgggcaggggagaggctagCTACGGCCGATAGTGCCAGAAGGTGACCAAGGATAGTGGCAGaatgcacccctccccccaacccctgatctagggctACTTGGGGCAGGGGTCACCAAGTGGGTAGGGCCCTTGGCCACTTTTAGAGTGGAATCTACCAGAGGTCTGGGGCCCATAATAAAACGATGGCCATCCCAAAAGGCAACAGGGGAGAagggagaacaaaaaaaaaaacccagcctggAATACAGGTGAGAACCAAAGAGGTCGAGGGACACAAAAGTATCCCAAGATACCTTTAATTAACCATTCTTCTTCTGTGTCCCTCAGCCTCTTTGGCTCTAGACAATCACAAAAGgcagcacgcccccccccccccatggcgccctcctcctcctccagacttATGTCCTGCTCCTTGATGGTGGAAGACAATCAGGACAAGCCATGTGCTTTGGGGAGAAGCAAACACCTGGCAGGAAACCTCTTGGGAGGCACTGCAAAGGAGGGGACGCTTTCCTGTTTGGGGCCTACCGAAACCTCCCAGCCTTTTCGATCCTTGCCACCCGTCACCCACCTCTTGGGCCAAGCACTCCCCACCAGCAGCTCACCTTCTCTGGCACTGTGTCCATGACAAGGTCCCCATACATGTTCATGACCTGCCAGAGGGGAGGAAATGAGGCGGCTGCATTAGGTTTCCGTTCACAAGAATCTCAGGCACCCCCCGGCCAAAATGGCCACGCTGAGCCTCGGCAGGCATTTTAGCAAGGGAAGAAGCCCCTCCAGAGGCCAGCAGATGAGCAACTGACCCATCCTGCAGTAGGCAGATGGTCCCGGGGAGCCCAGAACAGCAGGGCGTTCCTCCGCTAATCACCCATTGCACAGAGCAGCGGGCAGGGACACCAAGGCACCCCAAGTTACAGCAACGGTACCAGGGTTCCCAGGCAAGAGACGCTCATAGGTGGCAGGCCACTGCCAGCCTCTGTCACAGCTCTGGATTTCCTTGCTGGTCCCCCCTCCAAGGACTAACTGGGGCTGGTCCTGCTTAGAGATTGGGCTAgccggggccatccaggtcatggcaAATACATTTGTGCATGCATATAtgtacatgtacacacacacacacacatacatagaaCAGAAGTATATGCTTATGCTGAAAGGGCGTGGCTCTCCACTGCAATCACACAGGAGATGATCGCTTTGGGGGACTGCCCACGTTACGGTTCCAGCTCTCGGTTCCTCCGCCTGAACATGGCACAGCCCTGCCCCCACCCGCGTCCCCACTGGCTCTGCCATACCCTATGCCTGCCTCACCCCCGCACTCCTATGTGCCCGCCCAGCCACCTTGTTCCCTCGCTGCTTAAAGCCTCCTTCCGCCCCTCCCTGCTTGCTCGCTGTACCTGGTCGTTGAGCCAGTTTGGCCCGTACAGGGTCTGCAGATCATCCATCGAGAGGACGTGGCGCTTGTAGACTACCCGGAAGGTCCGCACCACGGCGCTGCCCGGCATCCGCTGATAGGACTGGATCAGCTGGTGGACCATGGCTTTCCTGTGGAGGGGGGGACCGGTGACCACCTCAAAGCCCCAGTCCTTACACCCTTCCCTGAGCCTTGCTGCACCAGAGAGGAAAGCCACCCTTCCCCTCAGGGACGCCGTCCCCAATCCTCCCAATGGCTGCCACTCACCACAGATACCGCCCCACCCTCAGTCCCCAAGCCCAGGCGATCGGAGGTGGGAGCAGCCTGGCCGGCCCCGGGGATGCAGCAGCAGATATGACACACAGGGTGGCTCCTGTCCCCACAAGGAGTCCCACCTCTGGGGTGTGCAGAACTCCTGCTGAAAGATGTCCTCTAGCTTCTCCACCACTTCATCTGTACTGATGGGAATGAGGCTGCCGTACGTCTGCACAAATTCATCCAGGATGTCTGggtggaaggagaggagaagaaaactGAGGCCACACGGATCTCTCCGTCGGGTTAGTCTAAACGGGGTGGGGTTGAGCAAAGAGATGCGAGAAAGAGGCACCGTGCAGTCCGGACGCTGTGGGCCAGTCTGCCGGGCAAGGAGACCACGCCTAGGGGCTGCAGAAGGGAGAGTGGAGGGCACGCAACTCGCCTGTAACTCAACTCCCAAATTGATCCTTCCTGTAGAAGAGCCTTTCTCACCATTGGGatacccctggaacattcttcaggtgggaccctccccttcccaccctctccagcccctctcatgggcccttttgggagaggggagggggttgacgtgaccatatatggccatatatcacccaataaatgcttaacaaattagaaatatgtattaaaaataattaactcctacccacttggggaaacccttctaggagcatcaggaaaccccagttaagaaagcctgctccagaaaAAGTAAATCTGCCTTTTTCTTGGATTTCCCAGCTAGGAAGAGGACCACTGACCCCAAGGCCATGGAGTCACCTCCTCAAACCTAACCAACACTTTCTAGGCGATGTTTGCAGCACCACGTGAAATTGACTCTCTGATCCCATAAAAGATCCTGTGGTTGAGATTTCAGATGCCTTTTCTCCCCGTGAGACAGCTGGGGAACAGGATAGACTGAGACCGACCTCTGGagaagccccccctcctccccagatgcCTGGGTTCCTCAGGTGCACATGCCAccaacacccccccaaaaattttttttttaaaaatcaccgcCTTACTTTGCACGCAAGTGAGGTGCTCCTCCCTCAGCGGGCTGTGCTGGGCTGCCTTTTCATCCAGCTGCTCAGGACCTCCCTCCATGGGCAGCTCTGCCTGCTGGTTCTCTGCTTCTAGCCTAAGGCCAGAGGGGTCCTTGTCTCGGGGGCCGTGGAAGAGCTCCTCAGCCATGTGGCCCCCGATGCTACAGACATTGCTGATGAGGATGGTAGCATCCGTGACGCCAGGGAGGGAGCACGTGTCGCCGTCGGGAGTGAGGGAAGCAAAGCCGTTGGGAAGGGCATCCAGGGGGCCTATAGGGAGAGAGGCGGGGGTGTCAGGAGACAGAGGACCCGACAACCAGCAGGCCAAAGTttgacccacaaagtttaattctgggtagaagctatTGTCcactcccagaattaaactttgttggtctgaaagttgcccctggactctcagtttgttctgccgcttcaaaccaacacagtgacccatcTGAAACCCACATTCATTAGCTGCGTATAATAATTCAAGCAAGGATCACTGCAAAGATTAGGAGGACAAGGGCCATGTTTTTCTTTTACTTGTCTGTTGAATATATTACGAAATGTAGAATACATTTTGAATAATTATATTAATGGTTTTGTATAAccccccttccttttctgaatcctttgtttctctctctctctctctgtgtgtatatgtatatatgtgtatatatatatatatatatatatatatatatatatatatatatatatatatatatatatatatatatatatatatatatatatatatatatacacattgtttttttcaaaataaaaaaaaacatttcattccaaaacaaaacaatcattcgctgcctttcttccttacagaactcaaagtggcttacaacatagatcaaaatcacataaaattacataccaccaaaatttaaaatcacaatattGGATGGCTTTAACCAAACGCAGCCCTAAATAAGGCCTCCTAAATAACAAAAGGGAAGGCCCAAGCACTGGGGCCTGGTTATTCTGGGGAGGTTGTTCtctaattgtggggctgccactgaaaagtcGCTTTCTCTTGTAACCCACCAGAGCAGGTTGGAAGCCAGTGTAAAAGGTGCAGTATTGGGGTCACGTGCTTCCAGTAGCTGGCCCTAACATACTCTTCAAGGGTAGTCCCAAGCAGAGCAAACTATAACAATCCAGTCTACTGGATGCTTCTCCAAATCTGCCTGAAGCAGCTCACCGCCCTAAAACAAAAGAGACCACACCAGAAAACCAAGTCAATTGGAAAAGCCCCCCTGCAGCGTTGCAAGCCAGGTTTCCCTGTGAACTCTTGGCAGCACTGGGCTACGCCCCACACACTCGAAACCTCTCCCCACCTCTGAAGGGGCGCAGACAGGCTAAAAGCCAGGCTTCCTGAGCGGCATTAAGTGTTGCCTCTGTACTCTCACGCAGGGCATTAGATTTCAGGGCGATCATCGTTTCAAGTTTACCTTCATCTTCATCTAGGCTGTGTtctgcctctctcagcctcctcgtCCGGGGGGAAGCCTGGGCCCCTCC
The Paroedura picta isolate Pp20150507F chromosome 16, Ppicta_v3.0, whole genome shotgun sequence genome window above contains:
- the SENP3 gene encoding sentrin-specific protease 3, encoding MKENIQDKKYWGPSHGLRGPSGPQGKLCRSSRERGEQQPKHGGGFEGGRHLAYGKEQPPGFDPQSSGSEEEEEDDEEGGGGKWDLPSMSSWGVAGGTSDPSRSKSSQGKIARSGGRAWPFEVGTGSNPRGRPQLPGKPRRRCFRRRRQRALRAFRMLLYSKSSSLAFQWKLWGKMASKGRRRGAAKRGRSSLSLSPGSQPDDDHLPLYKKNCLLGMGDCPAGAAKRRPGPSEPHLDYELSGAFPASATSPQASRLSLLGALIDEASPYPQYVELQGVSFDKDPGAMEIDEEAAALLKYGAGGAQASPRTRRLREAEHSLDEDEGPLDALPNGFASLTPDGDTCSLPGVTDATILISNVCSIGGHMAEELFHGPRDKDPSGLRLEAENQQAELPMEGGPEQLDEKAAQHSPLREEHLTCVQNILDEFVQTYGSLIPISTDEVVEKLEDIFQQEFCTPQRKAMVHQLIQSYQRMPGSAVVRTFRVVYKRHVLSMDDLQTLYGPNWLNDQVMNMYGDLVMDTVPEKVHFFNSFFYDKLRTKGYEGVKRWTKNVDIFNKELLLIPIHLEVHWSLICVEVKKKKITYLDSQRTLNRRCPKHICRYLQAEADKKNRPDFRDGWKGIFQMNIARQNNDSDCGAFVLQYSKYLALGLPFTFTQQDMPKLRRLMYKEMCHCKLSV